A region from the Aegilops tauschii subsp. strangulata cultivar AL8/78 chromosome 5, Aet v6.0, whole genome shotgun sequence genome encodes:
- the LOC109747504 gene encoding protein MIZU-KUSSEI 1, with translation MPSFIDGPSLRSLLRPSTNGRRTKTPDSAGGGGGKGGGHGHGGGIFKMFKLMPMLSSGCKMVALLGRHNSRALLADHATTVTLFGHRRGRVSLAIHEDTRAPPVFLIELPMLTSALHKEIASGVVKLALESDTRSARRRLVEEYVWAVFCNGRKAGYSIRRKDASDDERHVMRLLRGVSMGAGVLPAAPEKDGGVPAGPDGELTYVRARVERVVGSKDSEAFYMINPHEGGVGGDGGGGDDGSAPELSIFLVRMK, from the coding sequence ATGCCGTCTTTCATCGACGGCCCAAGTCTCCGGTCGCTGCTCCGGCCGTCCACAAACGGGCGCCGGACCAAGACCCCGGacagcgccggcggcggcggcggcaaagGAGGCGGCCATGGCCATGGAGGAGGGATCTTCAAGATGTTCAAGCTCATGCCGATGCTCTCGTCGGGGTGCAAGATGGTGGCGCTGCTGGGCCGGCACAACAGCCGGGCGCTCCTCGCGGACCACGCCACGACGGTGACGCTCttcgggcaccggcgaggccGCGTCAGCCTGGCCATCCACGAGGACACCCGCGCGCCGCCGGTGTTCCTCATCGAGCTGCCCATGCTCACCAGCGCGCTGCACAAGGAGATCGCGTCCGGGGTGGTCAAGCTGGCGCTGGAGAGCGACACCCGCAGCGCGCGCCGCCGGCTCGTGGAGGAGTACGTGTGGGCCGTCTTCTGCAACGGCCGAAAGGCCGGCTACTCCATCCGCCGCAAGGACGCCTCCGACGACGAGCGCCACGTCATGCGCCTGCTCCGCGGCGTCTCCATGGGCGCCGGCGTGCTGCCCGCCGCGCCCGAGAAGGACGGCGGCGTGCCCGCGGGGCCCGACGGCGAGCTCACGTACGTGCGCGCCCGCGTCGAGCGCGTCGTCGGCTCCAAGGACTCGGAGGCGTTCTACATGATCAACCCCCACGAGGGCGGCGTTGGaggcgacggtggcggcggcgacgacggcagCGCACCGGAGCTGAGCATTTTCCTAGTGAGGATGAAGTGA